The Paramixta manurensis region GACGGCACTCTCGCAACTCGCCGCCGCCATGAGCGCCCAACCGGCGCCGATTTATCAACGCGTGAAACAGGCCATTATTAGTCAAATCACCGAAGGCGTCTGGCAAGCCAACCAACGCGTTCCTTCCGAGAGCGAGTTGGTGAGTGAGTTGGGCGTCAGCCGGATGACGATCAACCGGGCCTTGCGTGAGCTAACCAGCGAAGGGTATTTGATCCGTATGCAAGGCGTCGGCACCTTTGTGGCGGAGGTGAAAGGCTACACGGCGATGTTGGAAGTGCATAATATCGCCGAAGAAATTGCGCAGCGAGGGCATACGCATAGCAGCAAGGTTTTATCGCTGAGCGAAGTTAAGGCTGACCCGGAGCAGGCGGCAATCCTCGGGCTTTCGACCGGCCAGTCGATTTATCATTCGCTGATCGTCCATTTTGAGAATGAGTTGCCGGTGCAGTTGGAAGATCGTTTAGTCAACCCGCTGATGGCGCCGGATTATTTGAATCAGGATTATCTTAGCCAAACGCCGTACACCTATTTAATGCGTGTTGCGCCGCTGACGGCGGGTGAACACATTGTGGAAGCGGTGTTGCCAGATGCGCGACAACGCAAATATTTATCGCTGGATGAGCATGAGCCTTGTTTGTTGATTCGTCGCCAGACCTGGAGTGATGCGAAGATTGTGACCTACGCAAAGCTGCTTTACCCCGGTTCGCGTTACAAGTTACTTGGGCGTTTTAAAGGGCACGGCTAAGCGTTAGGCGGCGGCCCGCTAAGCCGCCGTCGCCGCAATATGTCAGGCGCTGATGGCGGCAAACAGCATCAGCGCATCGTGTGAGACAGGGATAATAGGTTCGCTGTTCTCTTCCCACCATGCGCCCTCGCCACGGGTTAGCTGCCGCTCGCCCACACGCCAAACGCCAGCGATAATCCAACACACTCCCAGCGCGCTGTGCTGGCTTTCAGCGGTGGTAAACACTTCGGAACGAAATTCACCGCGTCGCGTCATCACGTTAAAATCACGGCTTTCACCGCCGTTAAGATGTGCGCTAATCGCCTCTTCACCAGCGAAACGGAACGGTTGATTGAGTTGCAGCGGTTGCACATAGCGCCCGGCGGCGTGTAGTTCCACGCCATCCCCTTCCAGTAGCGTAATCACACGGTCAACCTCGGGAAATGTTGAAAAATCACCGCTGCTGGCGATGGTCGCGATACTGGCGCGCCAGCCAAAAGGTTCGGCGTGGGGCGGAAAACTGACGATTTCACGCGTTTCGCCGCCGCCATTACGCCAACGGCTGACCGGCAGGGTGGCGGTATCATAAAAATGCATCATTGCAGTGCCCTCATTACCGCGTGGAAGCGGCTAGCGCTCTGCTCTTCTAACCGGTGATGACCACTGTGAATGACCTGCGTACCAGCAACAAAAACATCCTGAATTTGGCCGCGATGCCCGGCAAACAGCCAGCGGTTAATCAGCGAACGATCGTCGCAGCTTCCCAACCAGGCGTCATTCGCCAGCACCAGCCAATCGGCTCGTTGCCCTGGCGACAGTTCGCCGGTTTTCACCGCGCAAGCCTGAGCGCCGCCAGCGGCAGCCTGACGGTAAAGCAGATCGCCAACTGAGGTGTGTTGCGCGGTCACAATGCGGTTACGACGTCGGTCGCGCAGGCGCTGGGCGTACTCCAGCCAACGTAACTCTTCTACCACATCAAGTGAGACATGGCTGTCTGAACCGATGCCCCAACGCCCACCGCGCGCAATATAGTCGGTAGCCGGAAAAATACCGTCGCCAAGGTTGGCTTCGGTGGTGGGACAAAGTCCGGCCACCGAACCGCTGGCCGCCAGACGATCTATTTCCGCCTCTTCAAGGTGAGTAGCATGAATCAGACACCAGCGCGCATCGACATCAAAACGATCCAGCAACCAGTTAACCGGGCGTTGACCGCTCCAGGCCAGCGAGTCATTGACCTCTTTTTCCTGTTCAGCGATATGAATATGCACCGGCACGTCTGGCGCGGTGGCGGCCAATACTTGGCGCATCTGCTGTTCACTTACCGCCCGTAGCGAGTGGAAACAGAGCCCCTGATTATGTAACGGTTTGTTTTTCAGTAACTGAGCGAGATTGGCCTGTTGACGCAGATACTGGTCGCTATCCTGAATAAACCGTTTTTGTCCGGCCTGAGGAGGCTGAGCGCCGAACCCCGCGTAGCTATACAGCACCGGCAGCACCGTTTGACCGATGTCGGCTTGTTCCGCCGCCTGTACCAGGTGTTGCAGCATGTCGTCATTCGCGTAGGGGCGCCCGTTCGTGTCATGATGTAAGTAGTGAAATTCCGCGACTTGGGTATAACCGCCTTTCAGCATATCGATGTACAGATAAGTCGCAATATCGCCGACTTGTTCCGGCGACAGACGCTGTACCATGCGATACATCAAATCACGCCATGTCCAGAAACTATCTTGCGGATCGCCTGCCACTTCCGCTAGCCCGGCCATCGCCCGTTGAAAAGCGTGCGAGTGGAGGTTAGCGATAGTCGGAATGACCGCGCCATCCAGTGCAATGCAACCGGTTGACGCGCTATCGGGATGGATAGCCTGAATAAAACCTTGGTCATCAACATCAAGGCGAACGTTCTGTTTCCAGCCAGCGGTCAGCAGAGCGCGCGGCGCAAAATAACTTGTCATGGTTGATCCTCGGGCACGGTAGTTGTATATACATATACATACTTTAACGTGAGCTGTAAATGACGGCCGCGACAAACCAGGAGGGCAGATGGCAGGCGAAATAAGCTGTGACAGTATCTGGACCGGCGCGGATCTGGTCACCATGCGTGACGGGCGCTATAACCTGATTGAAGACGGCGCGATTGCCGTGCGGGATGGGAAAATTGCCTGGCTGGGGCCGCGTGCCGAGGCCGCGACGATTACGGCGCGGGAGCATACCGATTTTGGCGGCGGCATTATTACGCCAGGCTTGGTCGATTGCCATACGCATCTGGTGTTTGGCGGCGATCGCAGCCATGAGTTTGAGCAACGCCTAAACGGCGTAAGCTATGCGGAGATCGCAGCGCAGGGCGGCGGGATTATTTCTACCGTGCGTGCCACACGCGAAGCCTCGCTTGAGCAGTTAGTAAGTAGCGCCCGCAGGCGTATTGAGCATCTGCTGGCGGAAGGGGTGACGACGCTGGAAATTAAGTCTGGCTATGGCCTGGATGAAAGCAGCGAGTTGCGTATGATGCGGGCGATTCGTCAGATCGCGCAGGAGATCCCGGCGGATGTGCTGTCAACCTGTTTGGCGGCGCACTCAACGCCGCCTGAATTTAAACAGCATCCCGATGGCTGGATTGAGGTGATTTGTGACCGGCTGCTGCCGCAAGTGGCGGCGGAAGGTTTGGCGGATGCGGTGGATGCCTTTTGTGAACATCTGGCCTTTTCACCTGAACAGGTGGCGCGGGTCTTTACCCGCGCGCAGGCGCTTGGGCTACCGGTAAAACTGCATGCCGAGCAGCTTTCATCGCTGGGCGGCAGCGCGCTGGCGGCGCGTTTTAATGCGCTTTCCGCCGACCATTTGGAATATGCCACCGAGAGTGATGTTCAGGCCATGGCGGAACACGGAACGGTGGCGGTGCTGTTGCCAGGCGCGTTTTATCTGCTGCGTGAAACGCAGTTACCGCCGGTGGAATTATTCCGCCGCTACCAGGTGCCGATGGCATTAGCCAGCGATGCGAATCCGGGTACTTCACCCGCGCTTTCACTGCGCTTAATGCTGAATATGGCGTGTACATTATTTCGTTTTACGCCGGAAGAAGCATTGGCTGGCGTGACCCTCAATGGCGCCAGAGCGCTGGGGCTGGAACAGAGTCACGGTACCTTAGAAACGGGCAAAGTCGCGAACTTTGTCCATTGGCCGCTGGCGCGTCCGGCTGAGTTGATTTATTGGCTGGGTGGACAGTTGCCTTGTCAGGTTATCTATCGTGGAGAAAAACAATGACACCTTATCATTTTACCGCCGGTACCCTACCGCTACTGGTGAGTATTCCCCATGCCGGTACGGCGCTAACCCCTGAAGTCGAGGCCGGTCTCAGCGAGGCGGCGCAAGGGCTGCCGGATACCGATTGGCATATTCCACAACTGTATGATTTTGTCCGCGATCTGGGTGCCAGCGTGCTGATCGGCAACTACTCGCGTTTTGTGATTGACCTGAACCGCCCGGCGGATAATCAACCGCTCTATACCACCGCGACCACCGGGTTGTATCCGGAAACCTTGTTCGACGGTACGCCGACCTTTAAAGCCGGTATGACACCGACGCCGCAACAGCGCCAGCATTATCTTGAGAGTATTTGGACGCCGTATCATGAAAAAATTCAGCAAGAGTTGGCGCGTCTGAAGCAGCAGTTTGGTTACGCGCTACTGTTTGATGCGCACTCCATTGCGTCGGTGATCCCACGGTTGTTCGAAGGTCGTTTACCCGATCTTAATTTAGGTACTAACGCGGGCGACAGTTGTAGCGCCGGGATTACGCAAGCGCTAACACAGCGCTGTGAAGCGCAGTCACGTTTTAGCTGGGTGATGAATGGGCGCTTCAAAGGTGGTTATATTACCCGCGCCTACGGAAAACCGGCGGAAAAACAGCATGCGGTGCAACTGGAATTAGCGCAGTGTAACTACATGGATGAACAGCCGCCGTTTGGGTGGCGTGGCGATAAGGCATCTGAGTTACAGCCGCTGTTAAAACAACTGATTGTTGATTTCCTTGCGCAGGGCAAGAGGTTGGTTTAAGCCACTGCGAAAAGGGGTTGGCGCGGCCAACCCCTTTGATTTTGGGCGACGGAATGTCGCCATCAACTTTGCTGAAAACGACCAAACATCTTGTAGCGCGCCCCGGGATACAGTAACCGGGCAGAGGTCACCACATCCTCATGATGCCAGGTACGGCGCTGAATCTGCAAACAGGGCTCACTACTCTCAATCTGCAACAGCCGCTGCTCCTCCACACTGGCATTGACCGCTTCTACCACGTGTTCACCGGCGGTGAGCGGCGCTTTCAGCGTCAAATAGGCGAAAGGTGTATCGCGCGTAAAATCTTGCTGCAAATACTCCGGCGCGATCCCCGGATTGACCAACCGATCTTCCAGTTGCACCGGCACATCATTTTCAAAATGAATAATGCGCGAGCGAAATAAGTGATCGCCGTGCCTAAGCCCAAATGCCTGTGCGGTTGGCTCATCGGCTTTCTCGCTACGCAGCAGTAAAACCTGGCTGGTGTGACGATGCCCGCGGTTTTCAATCTCGTCGGCGATATTGTGGACTTCCAGCATCGGGGTGAAGGCTTTGTTTTCAGCGACAAAAGTACCGACGCCTTGTAGACGAACCAAATACCCTTCGGTGGTCAGTTCACGCAACGCACGGTTGACGGTCATCCGGCTGACGCCTAACTCATTCACCAACTCACTTTCTGATGGCACACGCTGGTGCGGCTGCCAGCGGCGATCGCGAATCAAGTGCACAATGCCTTGTTTCACCTGCTGGTATAAGGGCGCAGGTTCGTCACTTATCAGGGCTATTATCTCTGCCAGCGTTTTGTATTCGGGCACCATAGTTGACCTTTCAGCATGATGATGAAGGAAGTTTACCTTATTTAACTGTCTTTATCTGTCTATACAACAACATCGCAAATTACCAGCCGCACGCCGGGTTGAACACCGTTCAGATGACGATCAATAACCGTGCATTTGCATCACATTGGTGCAAAGTCATCTTTACTAAACGTTTTCGAACGTGATGATTTAAAAGAAAAATCAAACCGTTAGCAGCTGACGGTTAATCTGGCACAGCCTTTGCTTGGCTTGTATGTACAAGATATAACAAGTTGGTTATAACTTTCCATTAACAATAACTGAGTCACAGTTTTTAATCACTGTGGATGAATTGTCGCCCAATCGGTTGTATATACATGACATAACACCCACAGCGATGAAGCGATGTTGTTTTCAGGTCAACACTGACCACGTCACCTTTCGGGTCCGGCTAAGGCTGAGGCCATAACTCCAGGAGCGCCAGATGAAACACACTTTGTTATTCCGTCGATTATTGGTCAGTAGCGTGATTACATCGGCATTGATGTGCGCACTATCCAGCCAGGCGAAAGAGTGGAAGTCGATCACTATTGCCACGGAGGGGAGCTATGAGCCGTGGAACCTGACGCTGCCAGGCGGCAAACTGGGCGGTTTTGAACCGGAGTTAATTACCGATCTCTGTCAGCGTATGCAGATCAAGTGCAAGCTGGTGGTGCAAAACTGGGATGGCATGATTGCTGGTTTGCAGGCCGGTAAATATGACGTCATTATGGATGCGATTGTGATTACGCCAGAACGGAAAAAGGTGATTAACTTCACCACGCCTTACGCCTCGACTCCTGCCAGCTTTATTACTTTGAAAGGGAATCTACTACCTGAAGCGAAAGGGCCGAACGCCACCATCAAACTGCATGATAACCCGGCAGAAATCACGCCAGCCATTGCTAGCCTGCGTAAAGCGCTAGACGGCAAAACTATCGGTATCGCTTCCGGCACCGTTTATACGCCATTCATTGATAAATATTTTAAAGATATTGCCACCATCCGTGAGTACAACGCGTCGGCTGATGCGATTCTCGATTTACAGGCCGAACGTATTGATGCGGTATTCGATGATGTGACTTTTGCGCAATCCATCCTCTCTAAACCGGAAAACAAAGATTTGAACTTCAGCGGCCCGAAACTGGGTGGTCCGATTTGGGGAGAGGGCGAGGCCATGGGTGTACGCCCGGCGGATAACGATTTGAAAGCCAAGTTGGATCAGGCGATTAAAGCCGCGCTCGCCGATGGTACCGTGAAGAAACTGAGTGAAAAATGGTTTAAGACTGACGTAACGCCGTAAGTGAGGTATTGCAATGATGGCCACATTGGGTTTTGGCGAAAATGGCTGGGGAAATTTAATCCTCGGTGCGGCATGTACCACGCTGCTGTTGTCGCTGGTTGCGCTGATGGTTGGCGCGCTGGTGGGCTCCGGCGTGGCGGCGGCGAAATTATCCCGTCACCGTCCGGTACGCTGGTTAGGTGATGGTTACTCAGTCATTTTCCGCGGCATCCCCGAGCTGCTGATTATCTATCTGTTCTATTTCGGCGGGTCGGGGCTGGTGACTCAGATTGGTCATTTGTTTGGCGCGGATGGATTTATTGAAATGCCGCCGTTTCTGATTGGCGCACTGGCTATCGGGCTGATTTCCGGCTCTTACCAGGGCGAAGTATACCGGGCGGCGCGGCTGGCGTTATCCAAAGGGGAAGTGGAAGCCGCGCAGGCCATTGGGATGCCAAAATGGCGCATTTTTCAGCGCATCATTGTCCCGCAGGTGGTGCGTTATGCCTTACCCGGCATGTCGAACGTCTGGCAAATGAGCCTGAAAGATTCCGCGTTGATCTCGGTGACCGGCATTGTTGAACTGATGCGCGCCAGCCAAGTCGCGGCGGGATCAACCCGCCAGTATTTTACCTTCTATTTGATTGGCGGTGGCTGTTATCTGGTATTAACGGTGTTGTCGAACGGCGCTTTCCGTAAAGCGGAAAAACGCATGGGCCGCGCGCATCAAAGCCGTACTGCGGCTCAGCACTGACCGGGAGACTGATATGATCGATTTTGCGTTTCTTAGCGATACGTTTCTCAAACTGATCGGCGCATTGCCGGTGACGTTGGGTCTGTTCTTTTGCTCCTTCGTATTGGGCGGCGTCCTGTCGTTGCTGATTCTGGCGATGCGCATGAGTAGTAATCGACTGTTAAGCGGTTTTGCGCGC contains the following coding sequences:
- the hutC gene encoding histidine utilization repressor, with protein sequence MVPEYKTLAEIIALISDEPAPLYQQVKQGIVHLIRDRRWQPHQRVPSESELVNELGVSRMTVNRALRELTTEGYLVRLQGVGTFVAENKAFTPMLEVHNIADEIENRGHRHTSQVLLLRSEKADEPTAQAFGLRHGDHLFRSRIIHFENDVPVQLEDRLVNPGIAPEYLQQDFTRDTPFAYLTLKAPLTAGEHVVEAVNASVEEQRLLQIESSEPCLQIQRRTWHHEDVVTSARLLYPGARYKMFGRFQQS
- the hutI gene encoding imidazolonepropionase; translation: MAGEISCDSIWTGADLVTMRDGRYNLIEDGAIAVRDGKIAWLGPRAEAATITAREHTDFGGGIITPGLVDCHTHLVFGGDRSHEFEQRLNGVSYAEIAAQGGGIISTVRATREASLEQLVSSARRRIEHLLAEGVTTLEIKSGYGLDESSELRMMRAIRQIAQEIPADVLSTCLAAHSTPPEFKQHPDGWIEVICDRLLPQVAAEGLADAVDAFCEHLAFSPEQVARVFTRAQALGLPVKLHAEQLSSLGGSALAARFNALSADHLEYATESDVQAMAEHGTVAVLLPGAFYLLRETQLPPVELFRRYQVPMALASDANPGTSPALSLRLMLNMACTLFRFTPEEALAGVTLNGARALGLEQSHGTLETGKVANFVHWPLARPAELIYWLGGQLPCQVIYRGEKQ
- a CDS encoding formimidoylglutamate deiminase; this encodes MTSYFAPRALLTAGWKQNVRLDVDDQGFIQAIHPDSASTGCIALDGAVIPTIANLHSHAFQRAMAGLAEVAGDPQDSFWTWRDLMYRMVQRLSPEQVGDIATYLYIDMLKGGYTQVAEFHYLHHDTNGRPYANDDMLQHLVQAAEQADIGQTVLPVLYSYAGFGAQPPQAGQKRFIQDSDQYLRQQANLAQLLKNKPLHNQGLCFHSLRAVSEQQMRQVLAATAPDVPVHIHIAEQEKEVNDSLAWSGQRPVNWLLDRFDVDARWCLIHATHLEEAEIDRLAASGSVAGLCPTTEANLGDGIFPATDYIARGGRWGIGSDSHVSLDVVEELRWLEYAQRLRDRRRNRIVTAQHTSVGDLLYRQAAAGGAQACAVKTGELSPGQRADWLVLANDAWLGSCDDRSLINRWLFAGHRGQIQDVFVAGTQVIHSGHHRLEEQSASRFHAVMRALQ
- a CDS encoding HutD/Ves family protein is translated as MMHFYDTATLPVSRWRNGGGETREIVSFPPHAEPFGWRASIATIASSGDFSTFPEVDRVITLLEGDGVELHAAGRYVQPLQLNQPFRFAGEEAISAHLNGGESRDFNVMTRRGEFRSEVFTTAESQHSALGVCWIIAGVWRVGERQLTRGEGAWWEENSEPIIPVSHDALMLFAAISA
- a CDS encoding ABC transporter permease produces the protein MMATLGFGENGWGNLILGAACTTLLLSLVALMVGALVGSGVAAAKLSRHRPVRWLGDGYSVIFRGIPELLIIYLFYFGGSGLVTQIGHLFGADGFIEMPPFLIGALAIGLISGSYQGEVYRAARLALSKGEVEAAQAIGMPKWRIFQRIIVPQVVRYALPGMSNVWQMSLKDSALISVTGIVELMRASQVAAGSTRQYFTFYLIGGGCYLVLTVLSNGAFRKAEKRMGRAHQSRTAAQH
- the hutC gene encoding histidine utilization repressor — translated: MVEQTALSQLAAAMSAQPAPIYQRVKQAIISQITEGVWQANQRVPSESELVSELGVSRMTINRALRELTSEGYLIRMQGVGTFVAEVKGYTAMLEVHNIAEEIAQRGHTHSSKVLSLSEVKADPEQAAILGLSTGQSIYHSLIVHFENELPVQLEDRLVNPLMAPDYLNQDYLSQTPYTYLMRVAPLTAGEHIVEAVLPDARQRKYLSLDEHEPCLLIRRQTWSDAKIVTYAKLLYPGSRYKLLGRFKGHG
- a CDS encoding transporter substrate-binding domain-containing protein; amino-acid sequence: MKHTLLFRRLLVSSVITSALMCALSSQAKEWKSITIATEGSYEPWNLTLPGGKLGGFEPELITDLCQRMQIKCKLVVQNWDGMIAGLQAGKYDVIMDAIVITPERKKVINFTTPYASTPASFITLKGNLLPEAKGPNATIKLHDNPAEITPAIASLRKALDGKTIGIASGTVYTPFIDKYFKDIATIREYNASADAILDLQAERIDAVFDDVTFAQSILSKPENKDLNFSGPKLGGPIWGEGEAMGVRPADNDLKAKLDQAIKAALADGTVKKLSEKWFKTDVTP
- the hutG gene encoding N-formylglutamate deformylase, translating into MTPYHFTAGTLPLLVSIPHAGTALTPEVEAGLSEAAQGLPDTDWHIPQLYDFVRDLGASVLIGNYSRFVIDLNRPADNQPLYTTATTGLYPETLFDGTPTFKAGMTPTPQQRQHYLESIWTPYHEKIQQELARLKQQFGYALLFDAHSIASVIPRLFEGRLPDLNLGTNAGDSCSAGITQALTQRCEAQSRFSWVMNGRFKGGYITRAYGKPAEKQHAVQLELAQCNYMDEQPPFGWRGDKASELQPLLKQLIVDFLAQGKRLV